A genomic window from Streptomyces broussonetiae includes:
- a CDS encoding carbohydrate kinase family protein has translation MIVVAGEALIDLVPQGPGALADLKPALGGGPYNTAVALGRLGSRTSFCSRTSHDAFGEALLDGLRRAGIDVSGVQRGPEPTTLAVATLDAGGSAAYSFYVDGTADRLFTAPAALPAGTRAVSFGTCSLVLEPGASAYEELMRAAAGQGLFTALDPNIRAGLIPDADAYRARFKSWLPSVTLLKLSAEDAEWLGGTPREWLASGPSAVVVTRGEEGLSVFTRDGGEHSVPGEKVTVVDTIGAGDTVNAALLHGLSAQDVLSAQALASLGAEGWTRLLRFAARAAAITCSRAGAEPPYAAELGEW, from the coding sequence GTGATCGTCGTCGCCGGTGAGGCACTGATCGACCTGGTACCGCAGGGCCCCGGTGCCCTCGCCGACCTGAAGCCGGCGCTCGGCGGCGGCCCGTACAACACCGCCGTGGCGCTGGGCCGGCTCGGCTCCCGCACCTCGTTCTGCTCGCGGACCTCGCACGACGCCTTCGGTGAGGCCCTGCTCGACGGGCTGCGGCGAGCAGGGATCGATGTGTCGGGCGTACAGCGCGGGCCGGAGCCGACGACCCTCGCGGTGGCCACGCTCGACGCCGGCGGCTCCGCCGCCTACTCCTTCTATGTCGACGGCACCGCCGACCGTCTGTTCACCGCTCCCGCCGCCCTCCCCGCCGGCACGCGCGCGGTGTCCTTCGGTACCTGCTCGCTCGTCCTGGAACCGGGGGCGAGCGCGTATGAGGAGCTGATGCGCGCGGCGGCCGGGCAGGGACTGTTCACCGCGCTCGACCCCAACATCCGGGCGGGACTGATCCCGGACGCGGACGCCTACCGGGCGCGTTTCAAGAGCTGGCTGCCCTCGGTGACCTTGCTGAAGCTCTCCGCGGAGGACGCGGAGTGGCTGGGTGGCACCCCGCGCGAGTGGCTGGCCTCGGGACCGTCGGCCGTCGTGGTGACCCGGGGCGAAGAGGGTCTGAGCGTGTTCACCCGGGACGGAGGGGAGCACTCCGTGCCCGGTGAGAAGGTCACCGTGGTGGACACCATCGGCGCCGGTGACACGGTGAACGCCGCCTTGCTGCACGGGCTGTCCGCACAGGACGTGCTGTCTGCGCAAGCGCTCGCCTCTCTCGGGGCGGAGGGCTGGACACGGCTGCTGCGCTTCGCGGCACGGGCTGCGGCGATCACCTGCTCGCGGGCAGGGGCGGAGCCTCCGTACGCAGCCGAGCTGGGTGAATGGTGA
- the uvrA gene encoding excinuclease ABC subunit UvrA encodes MADRLIVRGAREHNLKNVSLDLPRDSLIVFTGLSGSGKSSLAFDTIFAEGQRRYVESLSSYARQFLGQMDKPDVDFIEGLSPAVSIDQKSTSRNPRSTVGTITEVYDYLRLLFARIGKPHCPECGRPISRQSPQAIVDKVLELPEGSRFQVLSPLVRERKGEFVDLFADLQTKGYSRARVDGETIQLSAPPTLKKQEKHTIEVVIDRLTVKDSAKRRLTDSVETALGLSGGMVVLDFVDLPEDDPERERMYSEHLYCPYDDLSFEELEPRSFSFNSPFGACPECTGIGTRMEVDPELLVPDPDKSLDEGAIHPWSHGHTKDYFGRLIGALADALGFRTDIPFAGLPQRAKKALLYGHKTQIEVRYRNRYGRERVYTTPFEGAVPFVKRRHSEAESDASRERFEGYMREVPCPSCEGTRLKPIVLAVTIMDKSIAEVSAMSISDCADFLGELKLNARDKKIAERVLKEVNERLRFLVDVGLDYLSLNRAAGTLSGGEAQRIRLATQIGSGLVGVLYVLDEPSIGLHQRDNHRLIETLVRLRDMGNTLIVVEHDEDTIKVADWVVDIGPGAGEHGGKVVHSGSLKELLANTESQTGAYLSGRKAIPLPDIRRPLDPSRRLTVHGARENNLQDIDVSFPLGVFTAVTGVSGSGKSTLVNDILYTHLARELNGARNVPGRHTRVDGDDLVDKVVHVDQSPIGRTPRSNPATYTGVFDHIRKLFAETTEAKVRGYQPGRFSFNVKGGRCENCAGDGTIKIEMNFLPDVYVPCEVCHGARYNRETLEVHYKGKSIADVLNMPIEEATDFFEAVPGISRHLRTLKDVGLGYVRLGQSATTLSGGEAQRVKLASELQKRSTGRTVYVLDEPTTGLHFEDISKLLQVLGGLVDKGNTVIVIEHNLDVIKTADWIVDMGPEGGAGGGLVVAEGTPEEVAAVPASHTGKFLREILGADRVSDAEPVKAPRATTARKTAAAKSATKKTVTAKANNTATKKAAAVTKKATAVTKKATAAKKATRTPKA; translated from the coding sequence GTGGCCGACCGTCTCATCGTCCGTGGCGCGCGCGAGCACAACCTCAAGAATGTCTCGCTCGACCTGCCTCGTGACTCGCTCATCGTCTTCACGGGCCTGTCCGGGTCGGGCAAGTCCTCCCTGGCCTTCGACACGATCTTCGCGGAGGGCCAGCGCCGCTACGTGGAGTCGCTCTCCTCGTACGCCCGGCAGTTCCTCGGCCAGATGGACAAGCCGGACGTCGACTTCATCGAGGGCCTCTCCCCGGCGGTCTCCATCGACCAGAAGTCGACCTCGCGCAACCCGCGCTCGACGGTCGGCACCATCACCGAGGTCTACGACTACCTGCGTCTGCTCTTCGCGCGCATCGGCAAGCCGCACTGCCCCGAGTGCGGACGCCCGATCTCACGCCAGTCGCCGCAGGCCATCGTGGACAAGGTCCTGGAGCTCCCGGAGGGGAGCCGTTTCCAGGTGCTGTCGCCGCTGGTGCGCGAGCGCAAGGGCGAGTTCGTCGATCTCTTCGCCGACCTCCAGACCAAGGGCTACTCCCGCGCGCGCGTGGACGGCGAGACGATCCAGCTCTCCGCCCCGCCCACGTTGAAGAAGCAGGAGAAGCACACCATCGAGGTGGTCATCGACCGCCTCACGGTCAAGGACTCCGCCAAGCGCCGCCTCACCGACTCCGTGGAGACCGCCCTCGGCCTGTCCGGCGGCATGGTCGTACTCGACTTCGTCGACCTCCCGGAGGACGACCCCGAGCGCGAGCGTATGTACTCGGAGCACCTGTACTGCCCGTACGACGACCTCTCCTTCGAGGAGCTGGAGCCCCGCTCCTTCTCCTTCAACTCGCCCTTCGGTGCCTGCCCCGAGTGCACCGGTATCGGCACGCGCATGGAGGTCGACCCCGAGCTGCTCGTCCCGGACCCGGACAAGTCCCTGGACGAGGGCGCCATCCACCCCTGGTCGCACGGCCACACCAAGGACTACTTCGGCCGTCTGATCGGCGCCCTCGCCGACGCGCTCGGATTCCGCACGGACATCCCGTTCGCTGGTCTGCCCCAGCGCGCGAAGAAGGCCCTGCTCTACGGCCACAAGACCCAGATCGAGGTGCGCTACCGCAACCGCTACGGCCGAGAGCGCGTGTACACCACGCCCTTCGAGGGCGCGGTGCCGTTCGTCAAGCGGCGGCACAGCGAGGCCGAGAGCGACGCCAGCCGCGAGCGCTTCGAGGGCTATATGCGCGAGGTGCCCTGCCCCTCCTGTGAGGGCACGCGCCTGAAGCCGATCGTCCTCGCGGTCACGATCATGGACAAGTCGATCGCCGAGGTCTCCGCGATGTCGATCAGCGACTGCGCAGACTTCCTGGGCGAGCTCAAGCTGAACGCCCGCGACAAGAAGATCGCCGAGAGGGTGCTCAAGGAGGTCAACGAGCGGCTGCGCTTCCTGGTCGACGTCGGCCTGGACTACCTCTCGCTCAACCGCGCGGCCGGCACCCTCTCCGGCGGCGAGGCCCAGCGCATCCGCCTGGCCACCCAGATCGGATCCGGCCTCGTCGGCGTGCTGTACGTGCTGGACGAGCCGTCCATCGGCCTGCACCAGCGGGACAACCACCGGCTGATCGAGACCCTGGTCCGGCTGCGTGACATGGGTAACACGCTCATCGTCGTGGAGCACGACGAGGACACCATCAAGGTCGCCGACTGGGTCGTGGACATCGGCCCCGGCGCGGGCGAGCACGGCGGCAAGGTCGTGCACAGCGGCTCCCTGAAGGAACTGCTTGCAAACACCGAGTCGCAGACCGGCGCGTACCTCTCCGGCCGCAAGGCCATCCCGCTGCCGGACATCCGCCGCCCCCTCGACCCGTCCCGCCGGCTCACCGTCCACGGCGCCCGCGAGAACAACCTGCAGGACATCGACGTGTCCTTCCCGCTGGGTGTCTTCACGGCCGTCACGGGTGTGTCGGGCTCCGGCAAGTCGACGCTGGTCAACGACATCCTGTACACGCACCTGGCCCGCGAGCTGAACGGCGCGCGGAACGTCCCGGGACGGCACACGCGCGTGGACGGCGACGACCTGGTCGACAAGGTCGTGCACGTCGACCAGTCGCCGATCGGCCGGACCCCGCGGTCCAACCCGGCGACGTACACCGGCGTCTTCGACCACATCCGCAAGCTGTTCGCCGAGACCACCGAGGCGAAGGTCCGTGGCTACCAACCCGGCCGCTTCTCCTTCAACGTCAAGGGCGGCCGCTGCGAGAACTGCGCGGGCGACGGCACGATCAAGATCGAGATGAACTTCCTCCCGGACGTCTACGTCCCGTGCGAGGTCTGCCACGGCGCCCGGTACAACCGGGAGACCCTGGAGGTCCACTACAAGGGCAAGTCCATCGCCGACGTGCTGAACATGCCGATCGAGGAGGCCACCGACTTCTTCGAGGCGGTCCCGGGCATCTCCCGGCACCTGAGGACGCTGAAGGACGTCGGCCTCGGCTACGTCCGTCTCGGTCAGTCCGCCACGACCCTCTCCGGCGGTGAGGCCCAGCGGGTGAAGCTGGCCAGCGAGCTGCAGAAGCGGTCCACCGGACGCACGGTCTACGTCCTGGACGAGCCGACCACCGGTCTGCACTTCGAGGACATCAGCAAGCTGCTCCAGGTCCTCGGCGGTCTGGTCGACAAGGGCAACACGGTCATCGTCATCGAGCACAACCTCGACGTGATCAAGACCGCCGACTGGATCGTGGACATGGGCCCGGAGGGCGGCGCCGGCGGCGGCCTCGTGGTCGCAGAGGGCACCCCCGAGGAGGTGGCCGCGGTTCCGGCCAGCCACACCGGCAAGTTCCTGCGCGAGATCCTCGGTGCCGACCGTGTCAGCGACGCGGAACCGGTGAAGGCACCGCGCGCCACCACGGCCCGGAAGACGGCAGCGGCCAAGTCGGCGACGAAGAAGACGGTGACGGCCAAGGCCAACAACACGGCCACGAAGAAGGCCGCCGCGGTCACGAAGAAGGCCACTGCGGTCACGAAGAAGGCCACTGCGGCGAAGAAGGCGACACGGACCCCCAAGGCCTGA
- a CDS encoding maleylpyruvate isomerase family mycothiol-dependent enzyme: MIDHAHDLACVRDATERLLDAVAKLDNASLAEPSRLPGWSRGHVLAHLARNADALVNVLEGRPMYPSAEARDADIERDAPRALDTQLADLRESMARFQAVGDMPADWSRTVELRNGVTDSASGVPFRRWAEVELHHVDLGIGYELEQLPAEFTEREIDFLARRFAGHEEVASTGLSAGDGRVWTTGGGAQGAPVAVEGTPADLLGWLAGRRDGSGLTVNGALPKLPAL; this comes from the coding sequence ATGATTGATCACGCTCATGACCTGGCATGTGTACGTGACGCGACCGAACGACTCCTCGACGCGGTCGCCAAACTGGACAACGCCTCGCTCGCCGAGCCGTCACGGCTTCCGGGCTGGAGCCGCGGTCACGTCCTCGCCCACCTTGCCCGCAACGCCGACGCGCTCGTGAACGTTCTCGAGGGCCGGCCGATGTATCCGAGCGCCGAGGCGCGCGACGCCGACATCGAGCGCGACGCCCCGCGCGCCCTCGACACCCAGCTCGCCGACCTGCGCGAGAGCATGGCCCGCTTCCAGGCGGTGGGGGACATGCCCGCGGACTGGTCGCGCACCGTCGAGCTGCGCAACGGCGTCACGGACTCCGCGTCGGGGGTGCCGTTCCGCCGGTGGGCCGAGGTGGAGCTGCACCACGTGGACCTCGGGATCGGGTACGAGCTGGAGCAGCTTCCGGCGGAGTTCACGGAACGGGAGATCGACTTCCTGGCGCGGCGCTTCGCCGGGCACGAGGAGGTGGCCTCGACCGGCCTGTCCGCCGGCGACGGCCGCGTCTGGACCACGGGCGGCGGCGCGCAGGGCGCACCGGTGGCGGTCGAGGGTACGCCCGCCGACCTGCTGGGCTGGCTCGCGGGCCGGCGCGACGGCTCCGGCCTGACCGTGAACGGCGCCCTGCCGAAGCTGCCCGCGTTGTAG
- a CDS encoding MBL fold metallo-hydrolase has translation MTYTGEVKVGGPADVHELKDLMITKIAVGPMDNNAYLLRCRATDEQLLIDAANEAETLLGMIGDDGIASVVTTHRHGDHWQALAEVVAATGARTHAGREDAPGIPVPTDVLVDDGDVIRVGRVELTARHLVGHTPGSIALVYDDPHGHPHVFTGDCLFPGGVGNTHDDPAAFASLLHDVETKIFGALPDETWVYPGHGNDTTLGAERPQLPEWHARGW, from the coding sequence ATGACGTACACCGGAGAGGTCAAGGTCGGCGGACCGGCGGACGTGCACGAGCTGAAAGACCTGATGATCACCAAGATCGCGGTCGGCCCGATGGACAACAACGCCTATCTGCTGCGCTGCCGCGCCACCGACGAGCAGCTTCTGATCGACGCCGCCAACGAGGCGGAGACGCTCCTCGGCATGATCGGTGACGACGGCATCGCGTCCGTCGTCACCACACACCGGCACGGCGATCACTGGCAGGCGCTCGCCGAGGTCGTCGCGGCCACGGGCGCGCGTACACATGCCGGCCGGGAGGACGCGCCCGGCATCCCGGTGCCCACCGACGTGCTCGTGGACGACGGCGACGTCATCAGGGTGGGACGCGTGGAACTCACCGCGCGCCACCTGGTCGGGCACACGCCGGGTTCGATCGCGCTGGTCTACGACGACCCGCACGGCCACCCGCACGTGTTCACCGGCGACTGCCTCTTCCCGGGCGGCGTCGGCAACACGCACGACGATCCAGCGGCGTTCGCCAGCCTCCTCCACGACGTGGAGACGAAGATCTTCGGCGCACTGCCCGACGAGACCTGGGTGTACCCCGGGCACGGCAACGACACGACACTGGGCGCGGAACGGCCACAGCTTCCGGAGTGGCACGCGCGCGGGTGGTGA
- a CDS encoding ABC transporter substrate-binding protein: protein MYPALRTPRRAAAAATIALLTTAVGCAPQPDAKASATSSGAAAKSCSQGKLATRTSGKLTIATDEPAYEPWFKDDKPANGKGFESAVAYAVAKQLGYGENAVVWQSVPFNKAFAPGVKTFDFDVNQVSISNERKKAVDFSSGYYDVRQAVIALKGSKAAGATSVADLKGLKLGAQVGTTSLDYITDVVKPKQEPAAFAKNDQAKSALKNGQVDAIVVDLPTAFYITGAEVTDAKIVGQFENMGGTPEQFGLVLDKGSALTGCVSGAVDALRKDGTLARLEKQWLSDAVDAPVLK, encoded by the coding sequence ATGTACCCTGCCCTCCGCACTCCGCGCCGTGCGGCAGCCGCCGCCACCATCGCCCTGCTCACCACCGCTGTCGGCTGTGCTCCGCAGCCCGACGCCAAGGCGTCGGCCACTTCGTCCGGTGCGGCCGCGAAGAGCTGCTCCCAGGGAAAGCTGGCCACCAGGACCTCCGGAAAGCTCACCATCGCGACGGACGAACCGGCGTACGAGCCCTGGTTCAAGGACGACAAGCCCGCCAACGGCAAGGGCTTCGAGTCGGCGGTCGCCTACGCCGTGGCCAAGCAACTCGGGTACGGCGAGAACGCGGTCGTGTGGCAGAGCGTGCCGTTCAACAAGGCGTTCGCGCCCGGCGTGAAGACGTTCGACTTCGACGTCAACCAGGTCTCGATCAGCAACGAGCGCAAGAAGGCCGTGGACTTCTCCTCCGGCTACTACGACGTACGCCAGGCCGTGATCGCCCTGAAGGGCAGCAAGGCGGCCGGAGCGACGAGCGTCGCGGACCTGAAGGGCCTCAAACTGGGTGCCCAGGTCGGCACCACGAGCCTCGACTACATCACCGACGTGGTGAAGCCCAAGCAGGAGCCCGCCGCGTTCGCCAAGAACGACCAGGCCAAGTCCGCGCTGAAGAACGGCCAGGTCGACGCCATCGTCGTCGACCTGCCGACCGCGTTCTACATCACCGGGGCCGAGGTGACGGATGCGAAGATCGTCGGCCAGTTCGAGAACATGGGCGGTACGCCTGAGCAGTTCGGGCTGGTGCTGGACAAGGGCAGCGCGCTGACCGGGTGTGTGAGCGGTGCCGTCGACGCCCTGCGCAAGGACGGCACGCTTGCCCGGCTCGAGAAGCAGTGGCTCTCGGACGCCGTCGACGCCCCGGTGCTCAAGTGA
- a CDS encoding amino acid ABC transporter permease: MTVTKGESVPEGADGEADMTGGAGDGYVPSERRLERERYKRARARRATAVAALSTLVTAVVLYVVVISAPGWPRTKETFFSAQYAREAFPKVLQGLWLNVRLLVICGAAVLVLGMLIAIARTLRGPVFFPLRVLAAAYTDFFRGLPLIINLMIVVLGVPALRLQGVTVDPVLLGGTALTLTYSAYVAEVFRAGIESVHPSQRAAARSLGLTNRQALRHVVLPQAVRRQVPPLLNDLVSLQKDTGLVSIGGAVDAVRAADIIVGRSLNYTPYIVAGLVFVALTIPMTRFTDWVTARMDRQRAQGGSL, encoded by the coding sequence GTGACGGTCACCAAGGGCGAGTCGGTGCCGGAGGGAGCCGACGGCGAGGCAGACATGACGGGCGGCGCCGGTGACGGCTACGTCCCCTCCGAACGGCGGCTGGAGCGCGAACGCTACAAGCGCGCGCGTGCCCGTCGCGCCACGGCCGTGGCGGCGCTCTCCACCCTCGTCACGGCCGTCGTGCTCTACGTGGTCGTCATCAGCGCGCCGGGCTGGCCGCGCACCAAGGAGACCTTCTTCAGTGCGCAGTACGCGCGCGAGGCGTTCCCGAAGGTCCTTCAAGGGCTGTGGCTGAACGTCCGGCTGCTGGTGATCTGCGGCGCCGCCGTTCTGGTCCTCGGCATGCTGATCGCCATCGCGCGCACCCTGCGCGGCCCGGTGTTCTTCCCGCTGCGCGTGCTCGCGGCGGCGTACACCGACTTCTTCCGCGGCCTTCCGCTGATCATCAACCTGATGATCGTGGTCCTGGGCGTGCCGGCGCTGCGTCTGCAGGGCGTGACGGTCGATCCGGTGCTGCTCGGCGGTACGGCGCTCACGCTGACGTACTCTGCGTACGTGGCCGAGGTGTTCCGGGCCGGCATCGAGTCCGTGCACCCCTCACAGCGTGCCGCGGCTCGCTCACTGGGCCTGACCAACCGACAGGCGCTGCGCCACGTCGTGCTGCCGCAGGCCGTGCGCCGTCAAGTGCCGCCGCTCCTCAACGACCTGGTGTCGTTGCAGAAGGACACCGGTCTGGTGTCGATCGGCGGCGCGGTGGATGCCGTACGGGCGGCCGACATCATCGTGGGCCGCAGTCTGAACTACACGCCCTACATCGTCGCCGGGCTGGTGTTCGTGGCACTGACCATTCCGATGACCCGCTTCACGGACTGGGTGACGGCCCGGATGGACCGGCAGCGGGCCCAGGGAGGATCCCTATGA
- a CDS encoding amino acid ABC transporter ATP-binding protein — MSDAPVLRMESVRKTFAGSVVLRDVELAVAPHTVTALIGASGSGKSTLLRCANLLEEIDDGAIWLDDEEITDPRVDQDAVRRRIGVVFQSYNLFPHMTVLDNVTLAPRRVHGVPRDEAEERARELLERLGLGPKAKAYPDRLSGGQQQRVAIVRALAVRPRLLLLDEITAALDPELVGEVLEVVRGLKDDGMTMMLATHEMGFARDVADQVCFLDGGVVLERGTAEQVFGDPQQERTRRFLRRIVEAGRL, encoded by the coding sequence ATGAGCGACGCGCCCGTCCTGCGCATGGAGTCCGTCCGCAAGACCTTCGCGGGCTCCGTGGTCCTTCGTGATGTGGAACTGGCGGTCGCGCCGCACACGGTGACCGCGCTGATCGGGGCCTCCGGTTCCGGCAAGTCGACGCTGCTGCGCTGTGCCAACCTGCTGGAAGAGATCGACGACGGCGCGATCTGGCTGGACGACGAGGAGATCACCGATCCCCGCGTCGACCAGGACGCAGTGCGGCGCAGGATCGGTGTCGTGTTCCAGTCGTACAACCTCTTCCCGCACATGACCGTGCTGGACAACGTGACGCTGGCGCCGCGGCGGGTGCACGGGGTCCCCCGCGACGAGGCCGAGGAACGCGCCAGGGAGCTGCTGGAGCGCCTCGGACTGGGTCCCAAGGCAAAGGCCTACCCGGACCGCCTCAGCGGCGGCCAGCAGCAGCGTGTGGCGATCGTACGGGCCCTCGCCGTGCGGCCCCGGCTGTTGCTGCTGGACGAGATCACGGCGGCGCTCGACCCCGAACTCGTGGGCGAGGTGCTGGAGGTGGTGCGTGGCCTCAAGGACGACGGCATGACCATGATGCTGGCGACGCACGAGATGGGCTTCGCGCGGGACGTCGCCGACCAGGTCTGTTTCCTGGACGGTGGCGTCGTGCTCGAGCGCGGCACCGCCGAGCAGGTCTTCGGCGATCCGCAGCAGGAACGCACTCGGCGCTTCCTGCGGCGGATCGTGGAGGCCGGCCGTCTGTGA
- the aroQ gene encoding type II 3-dehydroquinate dehydratase, translating into MPRTLANAPIMILNGPNLNLLGQRQPEIYGKDTLADVEALCVKAAAVHGGTVDFRQSNHEGELVDWIHEARLNHCGIVINPAAYTHTSVAILDALNTCDGMPVLEVHISNVHQRESFRHHSYVSLRADGVIAGCGVQGYVFGIERVAALLAVAQPDA; encoded by the coding sequence GTGCCCCGCACCCTGGCCAACGCCCCGATCATGATCCTCAACGGGCCCAACCTGAACCTGCTCGGTCAGCGCCAGCCCGAGATCTACGGCAAGGACACGCTGGCCGACGTGGAGGCGCTGTGCGTCAAGGCGGCGGCCGTGCACGGCGGCACGGTGGACTTCCGGCAGTCCAACCACGAGGGCGAACTGGTCGACTGGATCCACGAGGCGCGCCTGAACCACTGCGGCATCGTCATCAACCCCGCCGCCTACACGCACACGTCGGTCGCGATTCTGGACGCACTGAACACCTGCGACGGCATGCCCGTGCTGGAGGTGCACATTTCCAACGTCCACCAGCGCGAGTCGTTCCGGCACCACTCCTACGTCTCGCTGCGCGCCGACGGAGTGATCGCGGGCTGCGGCGTGCAGGGCTACGTCTTCGGCATCGAACGGGTCGCTGCCCTGCTGGCGGTCGCGCAGCCCGACGCGTAG
- a CDS encoding MFS transporter has protein sequence MLRLAAASLVGTAIEFYDFFVYGTAAALVLGPLFFPTFSPLAGTLAAFGTFGAGFVARPLGSVLFGHLGDRRGRRPVLVLSLLLTGASTVAVGCVPSYGTIGVAAPVLLLALRFLQGLGLGGEWGGAVLLTAEHAPPGRRALWSSFPQMGPALGFVLANGMVLALSATLSDAEFARWGWRVPFWAAGALALSGLWLRSSLAESPRFLEIDDHARVPFVEVVRHHRRLVLLTAGALAAGYAVFYAVTTWSLAYATERLGVSRTIMLTCVMAAVVVKASLTPFMAVLADRYGRRTMCLTGCTACGLWMLPMVALLGTGQPLLMFLGILGALVSFITMFAVIAAYLPELYEARVRCTGAAVGYNLGGVLGGALTPIVATALAEHGGRVPWGVGVYLTGVALFSLVCFALLPETRPVPVPVVEPATG, from the coding sequence ATGCTGCGGCTTGCCGCGGCCTCCCTGGTAGGAACCGCGATCGAGTTCTACGACTTCTTCGTCTACGGCACGGCCGCGGCCCTGGTCCTGGGGCCGTTGTTCTTTCCTACGTTCTCGCCGCTCGCGGGAACACTGGCGGCGTTCGGGACGTTCGGGGCGGGGTTCGTCGCCCGGCCGCTGGGCTCGGTACTGTTCGGGCATCTCGGCGACCGGCGCGGGCGGCGGCCGGTGCTGGTTCTCTCACTGCTGCTCACCGGCGCCTCGACGGTCGCGGTGGGCTGTGTGCCGTCGTACGGGACGATCGGCGTCGCGGCGCCCGTGCTGCTGCTCGCCCTGCGCTTCCTGCAGGGGCTGGGACTCGGCGGGGAATGGGGCGGGGCGGTGTTGCTGACCGCCGAGCACGCGCCGCCCGGACGACGCGCCCTGTGGTCGAGCTTTCCGCAGATGGGACCGGCGTTGGGCTTTGTGCTCGCCAACGGTATGGTGCTCGCGCTGTCGGCGACCCTGTCCGACGCGGAGTTCGCGCGCTGGGGATGGCGGGTGCCGTTCTGGGCGGCCGGTGCGCTGGCGCTGAGCGGGCTGTGGCTGCGCTCGTCACTTGCCGAGAGCCCCCGGTTCCTGGAGATCGACGACCACGCGCGCGTGCCGTTCGTCGAGGTCGTACGGCATCACAGGCGGCTGGTGCTGCTGACGGCCGGAGCGCTGGCCGCGGGGTACGCGGTCTTCTACGCGGTGACGACCTGGTCGCTGGCGTACGCGACGGAGCGGCTCGGGGTGAGCCGGACGATCATGCTGACCTGTGTCATGGCCGCGGTGGTGGTGAAGGCGTCCCTCACGCCCTTCATGGCGGTGCTCGCCGACCGCTACGGGCGCCGGACGATGTGCCTGACCGGGTGCACGGCCTGCGGTCTGTGGATGCTGCCGATGGTCGCGTTGCTGGGCACCGGCCAGCCGCTGCTGATGTTCCTCGGCATCCTGGGCGCCCTGGTCTCCTTCATCACCATGTTCGCGGTGATCGCCGCCTACCTGCCGGAGCTGTACGAGGCGCGGGTGCGGTGCACGGGCGCCGCGGTGGGCTACAACCTCGGCGGAGTCCTGGGCGGTGCTCTCACTCCGATCGTGGCCACGGCGCTCGCGGAGCACGGCGGGCGGGTCCCCTGGGGCGTGGGCGTCTACCTCACCGGCGTCGCACTGTTCAGTCTGGTGTGTTTCGCCCTGCTGCCCGAGACCCGTCCGGTGCCCGTGCCGGTGGTGGAGCCTGCTACGGGTTGA
- a CDS encoding calcium:proton antiporter: MITRLRSLTRQWTTLVPVLAVVLLVFTWGRGLPGLAVALITLVLAGSVLAAVHHAEVIAHRVGEPFGSLVLAVAVTIIEVALIVTLMADGGDKSSTLARDTVFAAVMITCNGIVGLCLLVASLRHGTAVFNPEGTGAALATVATLATLSLVLPTFTTSKPGPEFSTVQLTFAALSSLILYGLFVTTQTVRHRDYFLPITRQGEVITADAHARPPSARTARISLGLLGLALIGVVGLAKGVSPTIESGVEAAGLHHAVVGVIIALLVLLPETIAALRSARRDRVQTSLNLALGSAMASIGLTIPAVALASVWLSGPLVLGLGSTHMLLLALTVVVSSLTVVPGRATPLQGGVHLVLFAAYLELAINP, from the coding sequence ATGATCACTAGGCTTCGGTCGCTCACCCGACAGTGGACCACACTCGTGCCGGTGCTCGCAGTCGTCCTCCTGGTCTTCACCTGGGGCCGTGGCCTGCCGGGCCTGGCCGTCGCCCTGATCACCCTCGTGCTCGCCGGATCCGTCCTCGCCGCCGTCCACCACGCCGAGGTCATCGCCCACCGTGTCGGCGAGCCCTTCGGCTCCCTCGTACTGGCCGTCGCGGTCACGATCATCGAGGTCGCCCTGATCGTCACCCTCATGGCCGACGGCGGTGACAAGAGTTCCACTCTCGCGCGCGACACCGTCTTCGCCGCCGTGATGATCACCTGCAACGGCATCGTCGGGCTCTGCCTGCTCGTCGCCTCCCTGCGGCACGGCACCGCGGTCTTCAACCCCGAGGGCACCGGCGCCGCCCTGGCGACCGTCGCGACGCTGGCCACGCTGAGCCTGGTGCTGCCGACCTTCACCACCAGCAAACCCGGGCCCGAGTTCTCCACGGTGCAGCTGACGTTCGCCGCGCTGTCCTCACTCATCCTGTACGGCCTGTTCGTGACCACGCAGACCGTGCGCCACCGTGACTACTTCCTGCCGATCACCCGACAGGGCGAGGTCATCACCGCCGACGCCCACGCCAGGCCCCCCTCCGCGCGCACGGCCCGGATCAGTCTCGGCCTGCTCGGGCTGGCCCTGATCGGCGTGGTCGGCCTGGCCAAAGGCGTCTCGCCGACCATCGAGTCGGGTGTGGAGGCGGCCGGCCTGCATCACGCGGTCGTCGGTGTGATCATCGCCCTGCTGGTGCTGCTCCCCGAGACGATCGCCGCGCTGCGCTCCGCCCGCCGTGACCGGGTCCAGACCAGCCTCAACCTCGCGCTCGGCTCCGCCATGGCCAGCATCGGCCTGACCATTCCGGCCGTCGCCCTCGCCTCGGTCTGGCTGTCCGGCCCGCTCGTCCTCGGCCTCGGCTCGACCCACATGCTGCTGCTTGCGCTGACCGTGGTGGTCAGCTCCCTGACCGTGGTGCCAGGACGGGCCACGCCCCTGCAGGGCGGCGTCCACCTGGTGCTCTTCGCGGCGTACCTGGAGCTGGCGATCAACCCGTAG